CAATACTGGTGCCTTCTTTTAGAAGTGTATGATCATATTCTTTTTTGTTAGCCACCGGGTACTTTGCCCGGGGATTCTTTACATTGGTAAAAACAACCGAAGGCCCGCAGAATACAAAATCCTGCAGTTCAATCCCTTCATATAGGGACACATTGTTCTGAATTTTACAGTTATTCCCAATACGAACATTATTGGCAACATTTACATTTTGACCCAGAGTGCATTGTTTTCCGATTGAGGCGCCTGACTGTATGTGACAAAAGTGCCAAATTTTTGTGCCAGCGCCGATTTCTACGTCATCATCGATATAGCTCGACTCATGCACGTAATAGCTTTTATCTGTGATAGTGTCAGGTGTATCCATGATTTACCGTTCGTAAAACTGATGTATAGACATTACTACATATTCAAGTTGTTCCTGGGTAATTCCAGGATATACTGGAAGAGCCAGTGACTGATTGGCTGCTTTCTCGCTCTCCGGAAAGGCTCCTTTTTGCAATCCAAGATAGGAGAAGCACTCTTGTAGGTGAAAGGGGCAAGGATAATAGACTTCAGTTCCTATCTCTCGTTCTTTCAGAAACGTCCTCAAGTCGTCTCGAGAGTCACCGGCCGTTACCACAAATTGATGGAAAATATGGTGCTCTAATCCATGTTGCATAACAGGAAGGCAAAGGGGCAGGTTGCGCATCTTTTCCATGTAATAGCGTGCATTCTCTTTTCGTAATCGGTTCCATTTTTCTAAGTATGGAAGTTTTAGGCGCAATACGGCGGCCTGAAGAGCGTCAATCCGAAAGTTTCCACCTAGCATCGAGTGAAAATACTTAGGTTCCGAGCCGTGCACCCTAAGTTTTCGAAGTCTATCCCTTAAAGACAAGTCATTTGTGCAAATAGCTCCAGCATCTCCAAATGCCCCCAGATTTTTTGTCGGAAAGAAAGAAAATGTTCCCATGGTCCCCAAGGTGCCTGACATTAGAATTCTCCCATCCGACGTTGGATATGTAGCTCCTAAAGACTGGGCGGCATCTTCAATAACTGGTATCCCATATTCGTTTGCAATGGATAAAATGGGCTCCAGATCGGCACTTTGACCATAAAGATTGACTGGAATGATAGCCTTTACCTTGGAAATAAGAGTCTTATTCTCATGGAACCATGCTTCGAGCCTCATTGGATCTAAATTGAAAGTAGCAGGATTGATGTCAACAAAAGTCGGAATACCGCCGAGTCGAGCAATAACCCCAGCTGTAGCAAAGAAAGAATATGGAGTGGTTATGACAATATCATTCTGACCCACCTCAAGAGCCATCAGAGCAGCGAGTAATGCATCTGTTCCAGAGGACATCCCGATTACAGCTTCGCATTGTAAGAGCTCAGCTAATTGATTCTCAAGCTTTAAGACCTCTGGCCCAAGAATGAAGTGTGAGGATAAAATTACTTCCTCTATCTTGGCCATGATATCCTCATGTATATCTTGAGATATAGGAGATAGGTCGAGAAGAGGTACTTTCAAATCTAATCCTCCAGTCAGTTTCTTGAGTATAGGCATACTCCATAATCCCGTGAAATAGCTCCTTTTGATCTTTGTAAAATTACGGCTACGGAGGCGTGTTCCACCTCCTTTCGGGCTTTCGAGATAGTTTTTAGGGTATTCGGTAGGCCGTCAGAGAACTACTCGAGCTCAAATTCTTCATGGATTACCTGTGATACGTACTCGATATCTTCGACAGATAGTCTCGAATGCATGGGGAGGGCGATACTACAACGATCCGCGTAGGCCGAATTCGAATAACTTGATTGCGAAAGACTATACTTATTTTTGTAGTAACTGAGTAGTGGAAGTCCTTGCGTTCCTGGACGACATTGAACACCTTTTGTATGAAGGAATTCGAGACATCTATTTCTTCTCTCATGTAATTCATCGAAGGATTTTCCTGAGAAGGAGTCCCGATTCAATAAGATTACATATGCTTGGTATGCATGCTCGAAGCCATCCGGCGAGGATGGAAGTATCAGCCAATCACATCCAGAAAGCAGGCGGGCGTAGTTTTTCGCTACTTTGATTCGTCTACTTCTCATATCGGGGAATTTTTCGAGTTGGACTTGTCCAATAGCAGCCTGGATATCGGTCATTCGATAATTTTGACCGGGTTCGTCACAATCACCAATTACATGAGGTGACATGTTTGTTTGTTCGGAAGGTGGGATCATTCCATGCGAGCGCATGCGTTTCGCAAGCCTGTCCGTCATCTCGTCATCGGTAGAGATCATGCCCCCTTCACCGGTTGTGATTGATTTTCTGGGGTGGAAGCTAAAGCATGCAGCCCTACCGAACGTGCCAGCTTGCGCACCGTTACATGATGCACCCAAGCCACACGCAGCATCTTCAAGAACCCAGAGCCCCTCCGATTCTGCAAAGTGCATGATTCTATTCATATCGGCACAGAGCCCAAAGAGATGCACGGGAATGATGCCCACAGTTTTTTTCGTTATCCGCTTTGAGAGCTCTTCTGGGTCAATGTTAAAGGTTGATAAGTTAATATCACAAAAAACTGGCTTAGCACCGCAAAGCTCAACGACATGAGCAGTAGCGACCCAAGAATATGCTGGCACCAATATCTCATCCCCTGGTTTTACGCGCAGAGCCCATAGGCATGTCTGAAGCCCAGTAGAGCAGGAAGAAACTGCTGTACAATAGCGAGAGCCGATAAAGCTTCCAAATTTTTGCTCAAAGTTCTTAACTTGTGGACCTTGTACGATCCAGCCAGAGCGTAGGACGTCTAGGACCGCATGTTCTTCGGCAGTATCAAAGTCTACTTGACCAATCTGAATCTGTTTTGCCATCGAGTACTTTAGTTTGGAAAGGTCTTTCCAAAGAGTTTGATTCAACCCCCGAAATATAGCAACCAGTAGTTGTTAAAATTATTGGAGTTCTTTGCGACTTCTTTCGTGTGAAATGTGAGCTCGAAGAGCAGCATAGCATCTTGAAGCTGAGGGAATCATACCCTTTTAGCATCAGTTGATTGGTTCAATCGCATAATCATTAGAGGCAGTAGGGGCACCAAGTTTACCATGCTGCTGTATGTTCAAAGTCGAGTTGTTTGTGAACAAAGAATATCCGCCAAACAATATGATACTACAGGCAAGGTTGATGAATGCCGTAAGTCACTGTAGCACCCCACCCATATGCGATATTTAAAACGGCACAGTATGTAAACGGCACAGTATGTAAACGGCACAGTATATAAACGTCACAGTGACTACGATTATTCACCTAGCTCTTCATATCTAAATCTGGTGTCCACCTATAGGTGTCCACGTTGTTATTCAAAATATTTAGCTTTGAGTCATTCTGCTTGGCATTATCATTGAACACTTTTTCAAGTGCGGTTGTGTAGTCCTTGCCCCAGCGAATGACTTTCCAGTCTGTACATGACTTGCACGTCGGATGCGCAAAGGAGCCATCAAGATGGCTCTGTCGTAGCGCTTTAAATTCTGAAGACTGCCAAATCCTTTGCAGGGAATTCTCTCCATCAATTTTCCCCATTGAAGTGCTTTTCTGCCAGTCATCTGGACAAAACCTTACTCGACCATCATACGTGACAACCATACGGGTGAAAACCACGAGGCAAGGCCAACGAGTTTCTATCTCTCTAGAATCTATATCTTTTTTGGGAGTGAGGCCTTTTGTGTCCACATAGTTTCGGATGATGACCTTATCTACAATCTGTGACCAAAATTTGTCAAATAGGTAAAGTTCTTCATCATCAACCTCTGGTTGCTGAACTATACTTACCATGAGTTTTACGTTGTCACGCTTTCGCCTGTCACGTTCACGAATGAATTTGAAAATGTTACCAAGAATTCGATTGTAGTCACCACGCAATCGAATTCCTTCATATGTTTGCTTGAAAAAACCATCAAGACTTACCTCAACCACAACTTTTGTTTCGGTGGGTTGCAGTAAAACTTCTAGATTTTGCTTCTCTAAGAACATGCCATGCGTATTGAAGGTGAAGGTGTTTACCCCTTTCGTCAGAGCATAGTCAACTTGCTCAACGAAATTTTTGAGCATGGGCTCTCCGTCTGGAGTGATTCTCAATGCACCATTGAACTGCGAGACTTCATCCACGATAGTCTTCCAAAGCTCCATAGGCATATATTCAGGGCTGTAGTCTGGAACTGCCGCATAGATGTCATTATGGGGACAGTGGATGCACCTTAAGTTACAAACATTTGTAGTCTCCACATGTACGATCGGTGGAAAGTCTTCATGTTCCTTTTCCATGAATCCAAATTCTTTCATATGATTGCCTCTTCATGTTTTGATACATTCTGTAGTTCTTCAAATGGTATAATAAATCTTGATGGATAAACACTTCGAATTTCTTCTGGAGCGCAGGATATAAGGCTATCGATATTGCCAATCTTTTTACTCAGATAGTAGTGATAACCGCACGTACATCCCCAATCTTTCTTAAACTGGAAGACACCAGAGTCTTCGGATGAGCTAGATTGCCAATTCAAAAATTTGCCTCCACGTTTTGTGCACTCGTCAATCACGGCATTTGCCGCAAAGCTTGCAGGTTGTGCAGAAAAAAACTTGCTGTTAAAGCTGATCATGAAAACATCAAAGACAGGCGGTAGGCCTACTACTAAGATGCCGCCAATGAGTAAGTCCTGATGGTAGACTGCCTGCAGGAAGCCCAGATCTGCTGGGAAAAGTGTGTTGAATAGGGATTCCGCAAATTTTCTTTCGAGAGGGCTCGCACCAATCTCGTTCATTCGTTGGGAATGAATCTGAAACCATTCACTAAAGATAGAAGGATTTTGCATGCATTCGGTCCGAAGTTTCGCATCTCTGGCAATTCTTAACCGGCGACGAATATTCGACCTTTTCTTGCTAGGGAGAGTCTCCAAGTATTTTTCGCAAAGAGGAAGATGCTGATAGTGGTTTTTGAGAGTAAAGTCAGCTTTGAAAAACTCTTGAGTTGCTTGGTTATCTCCCATGATTGGACTCGTTGTAATAGTGGCAAGTATGCAGTCTCTTCTTTTTGCCTCAGCAATATACGCAGCAGATAGAGCTTTATGCGCTTCAAGGTTGTAATCTGAGTTCACAATCATTCCACCGTATCCCCCAGGAAGGGGGCTTGAGGTCAGTACGCTGCCCAGGGTGCCGCGACACTGAAATGCTGGCATGGCGCCCATAGCTTTGCCAACCGAATTGTAGGCAATAAATAAAATTGCTTCATCTTCGCTGCTTCTTTCAATGATCTTACACCACTCGCCTTGATGCTGTACGAGGTTGCCACCAATATCCTTCAAAGCTTGCTCGTATTCCTCGACCTTGGAAAGATCTATGATGGAAACTTTAGATGGCATGGATTCCGTCGTCAGTTGTTAGACAAGCTTCATTAATAACTCGCCGATAGTACTCAGCTGTTTTGAGAATGCCATCTTCCAAGTCGACATTGGCTTCGAAGCCCAGATAATCTTTGGCTTTATCTAAGATCGGGATACGCAACTCTACGTCTGCATATTCCTTTTGCGAAAAATTTACGCTGGACTTGGAATTGAGAACCCGAACAACCGTATTTGCGAGGCCATAAATTGTGGTCACCGCTCTCTGATTGCCAATGTTAAAGGACTCACCGATGGCACGCGGATGAGTGAGAGTAAGAAGGACGCCATCGATCATATCGTCAACATAACACCAAGCGCGAATCTGTGTTCCATCTCCATGTACCTCTAGGGATTTGTCTTGTATCGCTCGTTGAACGAAAATACTGAGCGCCCCTTCGCCAACTTGTCCTGGGCCATATACATTGAATGGGCGCACCACAGAAGCTGGGAGACCTTTTTCATTATGATAAGCGATTGCTAAATGTTCTTCGGCTAATTTAGAAACCGCATATGTCCATCTGGCCTCGCCCGTTTTGCCAGTCGTGGTGCTATCTTCTTCACTACAACGGAAAGCATATTGACCAAATACTTCACTGGTTGAGAAGCATACGATTCTTTCGAGGTTATCCATAGTGGCCGCAACCTCTAAGATATTTGCAGAGCCCAGCATGTTCACACGCATCGTGTTAATAGGGCTTTGCACCACCGTATCTATTCCAGCTATGGCAGCACAATGGACTATATAGTCGGCTCCTTTAGCGGCGGTGGTCAAAGCAGGGAGGTCTAAGATATCACCTTTGATGATGGACAGATTCTTGTGATCATGAAAAGGGCGTGTTGCTAGAGAATTGCGAGAGAAGTTATCAAAAATGGTTACTTGATTATTGTCTAAAAGTCGTCCCGCTAAAGTTGAGCCGATAAATCCAGCTCCCCCTGTAATAAAGACTTTTTTATTTTCAAATTCCATTGTTACTACCTTCTATAAAACAGATTCAGCACTTATTCTATCGGACACTTTCTCCGTAGTGAGGCACGGGCACTGTGAGTTTCTCAGACTGAAGGCATAACTCCAAGACCTCAGTTTATAAGGTATAGATGAAGCCGCCAGATAAGCGTTTCAGTAAAAAAGTGAATCCCCACAATTCTCGCCAAAAAGGGGAACTTCCGAAATAGCAGGGCATACAATATGAATAACCATCTGAAACTTATTGACTTTATCACCCTTGAGTTGCCGATAAGGGCAAGCTTTCTCCGATCCTACTAGGCTTCAGTCGGTCTAGACATACCAGTTCACGGAAATTTAGTTCTCTAATTCCTAGAATCTGTGAGAACACGGGAGGTATCGGATGATAGCTGTCATTCTCTAATGCAGGTTATCATATTGATGAGCGGCCAGGGCTTTACAATCGGTCTCAGAGC
Above is a genomic segment from bacterium containing:
- a CDS encoding N-acetyltransferase, with protein sequence MDTPDTITDKSYYVHESSYIDDDVEIGAGTKIWHFCHIQSGASIGKQCTLGQNVNVANNVRIGNNCKIQNNVSLYEGIELQDFVFCGPSVVFTNVKNPRAKYPVANKKEYDHTLLKEGTSIGANATIVCGITLGAHCFIASGAVVTRDVFDYALVQGVPAQQVGWACECGKVLFRGAIEKERNQTLSCTVCERIYQQVGGKLVSS
- a CDS encoding DegT/DnrJ/EryC1/StrS family aminotransferase, coding for MKVPLLDLSPISQDIHEDIMAKIEEVILSSHFILGPEVLKLENQLAELLQCEAVIGMSSGTDALLAALMALEVGQNDIVITTPYSFFATAGVIARLGGIPTFVDINPATFNLDPMRLEAWFHENKTLISKVKAIIPVNLYGQSADLEPILSIANEYGIPVIEDAAQSLGATYPTSDGRILMSGTLGTMGTFSFFPTKNLGAFGDAGAICTNDLSLRDRLRKLRVHGSEPKYFHSMLGGNFRIDALQAAVLRLKLPYLEKWNRLRKENARYYMEKMRNLPLCLPVMQHGLEHHIFHQFVVTAGDSRDDLRTFLKEREIGTEVYYPCPFHLQECFSYLGLQKGAFPESEKAANQSLALPVYPGITQEQLEYVVMSIHQFYER
- a CDS encoding DegT/DnrJ/EryC1/StrS family aminotransferase, whose protein sequence is MAKQIQIGQVDFDTAEEHAVLDVLRSGWIVQGPQVKNFEQKFGSFIGSRYCTAVSSCSTGLQTCLWALRVKPGDEILVPAYSWVATAHVVELCGAKPVFCDINLSTFNIDPEELSKRITKKTVGIIPVHLFGLCADMNRIMHFAESEGLWVLEDAACGLGASCNGAQAGTFGRAACFSFHPRKSITTGEGGMISTDDEMTDRLAKRMRSHGMIPPSEQTNMSPHVIGDCDEPGQNYRMTDIQAAIGQVQLEKFPDMRSRRIKVAKNYARLLSGCDWLILPSSPDGFEHAYQAYVILLNRDSFSGKSFDELHERRNRCLEFLHTKGVQCRPGTQGLPLLSYYKNKYSLSQSSYSNSAYADRCSIALPMHSRLSVEDIEYVSQVIHEEFELE
- a CDS encoding radical SAM protein produces the protein MKEFGFMEKEHEDFPPIVHVETTNVCNLRCIHCPHNDIYAAVPDYSPEYMPMELWKTIVDEVSQFNGALRITPDGEPMLKNFVEQVDYALTKGVNTFTFNTHGMFLEKQNLEVLLQPTETKVVVEVSLDGFFKQTYEGIRLRGDYNRILGNIFKFIRERDRRKRDNVKLMVSIVQQPEVDDEELYLFDKFWSQIVDKVIIRNYVDTKGLTPKKDIDSREIETRWPCLVVFTRMVVTYDGRVRFCPDDWQKSTSMGKIDGENSLQRIWQSSEFKALRQSHLDGSFAHPTCKSCTDWKVIRWGKDYTTALEKVFNDNAKQNDSKLNILNNNVDTYRWTPDLDMKS
- a CDS encoding GNAT family N-acetyltransferase, with product MPSKVSIIDLSKVEEYEQALKDIGGNLVQHQGEWCKIIERSSEDEAILFIAYNSVGKAMGAMPAFQCRGTLGSVLTSSPLPGGYGGMIVNSDYNLEAHKALSAAYIAEAKRRDCILATITTSPIMGDNQATQEFFKADFTLKNHYQHLPLCEKYLETLPSKKRSNIRRRLRIARDAKLRTECMQNPSIFSEWFQIHSQRMNEIGASPLERKFAESLFNTLFPADLGFLQAVYHQDLLIGGILVVGLPPVFDVFMISFNSKFFSAQPASFAANAVIDECTKRGGKFLNWQSSSSEDSGVFQFKKDWGCTCGYHYYLSKKIGNIDSLISCAPEEIRSVYPSRFIIPFEELQNVSKHEEAII
- a CDS encoding NAD-dependent epimerase/dehydratase family protein; this translates as MEFENKKVFITGGAGFIGSTLAGRLLDNNQVTIFDNFSRNSLATRPFHDHKNLSIIKGDILDLPALTTAAKGADYIVHCAAIAGIDTVVQSPINTMRVNMLGSANILEVAATMDNLERIVCFSTSEVFGQYAFRCSEEDSTTTGKTGEARWTYAVSKLAEEHLAIAYHNEKGLPASVVRPFNVYGPGQVGEGALSIFVQRAIQDKSLEVHGDGTQIRAWCYVDDMIDGVLLTLTHPRAIGESFNIGNQRAVTTIYGLANTVVRVLNSKSSVNFSQKEYADVELRIPILDKAKDYLGFEANVDLEDGILKTAEYYRRVINEACLTTDDGIHAI